In Flavivirga abyssicola, the following are encoded in one genomic region:
- a CDS encoding LuxR C-terminal-related transcriptional regulator, translated as MTNENTKKLLQLWDQENKMTTPNNKEPIIEIIDQIASLFTAGSFYYYILDFASYKMTYVHEGIEEVLGIKPEDWSIDTFFELTHPDEIENVLEKEAVIIKFKLDDIRKENISNYKTSYLMKLRHANGKYKTILHQTKVINVSDDGMIQTSIGIHTDVTYLNPPVSNKFSFISRKKPNIHFEKQGDVYLPTEDISNLFTKREKEIIALILKGKTAKEIGGILHISNHTVNTHKRNMLKKSKCKNSRELVSKCLQEGIV; from the coding sequence ATGACGAACGAAAACACTAAAAAACTTCTTCAATTATGGGATCAGGAAAATAAAATGACTACTCCTAACAATAAAGAACCTATAATAGAAATTATAGACCAAATTGCTTCTTTATTTACCGCAGGGTCTTTTTATTATTATATTTTAGATTTTGCCTCATACAAAATGACATACGTACACGAAGGTATTGAAGAGGTACTGGGTATTAAACCAGAAGATTGGTCTATAGATACTTTTTTTGAACTTACACACCCTGATGAAATTGAAAATGTTCTTGAAAAAGAGGCGGTTATTATTAAATTTAAACTTGATGATATTCGTAAGGAAAATATATCAAATTATAAAACATCATATTTAATGAAATTAAGGCATGCTAATGGTAAATACAAAACTATTTTGCATCAGACCAAAGTTATTAATGTTAGCGATGATGGAATGATTCAAACATCTATTGGTATTCATACAGATGTAACTTATCTAAACCCACCTGTGAGTAATAAATTTTCTTTTATAAGTAGAAAAAAACCTAATATCCACTTTGAAAAACAAGGAGATGTTTATCTTCCAACAGAAGATATTTCAAACTTATTCACTAAAAGAGAAAAAGAAATCATAGCACTAATATTAAAAGGAAAAACGGCTAAAGAGATTGGAGGTATTTTACATATATCGAACCACACCGTAAATACACATAAACGAAATATGCTTAAAAAATCTAAGTGTAAAAACTCTAGAGAACTTGTTTCAAAATGTTTACAAGAGGGTATCGTTTAA
- a CDS encoding alpha/beta fold hydrolase, protein MKYNIVKGKNKGSIVFIHGNSSSSFVFNEVIKSELITQTKIAIDLPGHGKSVDEYENDEDFFMSSYREKLIKLINTFNDTVFLVGHSLGGHIAIEIAPHINKLKGILIFGTPPLKKPLNLEEAFLFSPELQTFFTENVPKTKIKEAVEVTLFNKYCSSVIIEDFKRTNPKVRKAIAIDISKNSYLNQLKIFTDLPIPKYVIAGAYDPSVNIEYIKEVANKSCSCELIIFQNCGHYPSLEKPKEFNKTLERITKEVFK, encoded by the coding sequence ATGAAATACAATATTGTAAAAGGGAAAAATAAAGGAAGCATTGTTTTTATACATGGCAATTCGTCTTCATCTTTTGTTTTTAATGAAGTAATAAAGTCAGAATTAATTACTCAAACTAAAATTGCAATAGATTTGCCTGGTCATGGGAAATCTGTAGATGAATATGAGAATGATGAAGACTTTTTTATGAGTTCTTACAGAGAAAAGCTAATTAAACTTATAAATACATTTAATGATACTGTTTTTCTAGTAGGGCACTCATTAGGAGGGCATATTGCTATTGAAATTGCTCCACATATAAATAAACTAAAGGGTATTTTGATTTTTGGAACGCCACCATTGAAGAAGCCCTTAAACTTAGAGGAAGCTTTTCTGTTTTCTCCTGAATTGCAAACTTTTTTCACTGAAAATGTTCCTAAAACAAAAATTAAAGAAGCTGTAGAAGTAACACTCTTTAATAAGTATTGTAGTTCTGTTATTATTGAGGATTTTAAGAGAACTAATCCAAAAGTAAGAAAAGCTATAGCTATTGATATTTCTAAGAATAGTTATTTAAATCAATTAAAAATATTTACAGATTTACCTATTCCTAAATATGTAATTGCAGGTGCTTATGACCCAAGTGTTAACATAGAGTACATAAAGGAAGTGGCAAATAAATCATGTTCTTGTGAATTAATTATATTTCAAAATTGTGGACACTACCCTAGTCTTGAGAAACCTAAGGAGTTCAATAAAACCTTAGAAAGAATTACTAAAGAAGTTTTCAAATAG